From a single Candidatus Saccharibacteria bacterium genomic region:
- a CDS encoding SDR family NAD(P)-dependent oxidoreductase — protein MKLTNNTVLVTGGGSGIGQGLAEMLHARGNRVIIAGRNKARLDAVTATNEGMQSIELDITDSASIDALVARVKAEHPKLNAVILNAGIMRPEEVGNNDVQTAKETIATNLTGVIELNSKLLPVIRPNTNPVIMTVSSGLAFVPTSMFPTYCATKAAIHSYTQSLRSQLKSQGVQVIELAPPYVQTELTGPQQATDPSAMPLAAFIEEVTGILEGNDAVEEVLVENVKYLREAESSGEYATRYAALNQ, from the coding sequence ATGAAATTAACCAATAACACAGTATTAGTAACCGGCGGCGGGTCAGGCATCGGCCAAGGTTTAGCAGAAATGTTGCACGCACGTGGCAACCGCGTCATCATTGCCGGGCGTAACAAAGCTCGGCTCGACGCAGTCACCGCAACGAACGAAGGCATGCAGTCAATCGAGCTCGATATCACCGACAGTGCCTCAATCGACGCTCTAGTCGCGCGGGTCAAGGCAGAGCACCCAAAACTCAATGCCGTTATCTTAAACGCGGGTATTATGAGGCCCGAAGAAGTCGGGAATAACGATGTCCAAACCGCCAAAGAGACGATCGCTACCAATCTGACCGGCGTTATCGAGCTCAATTCCAAACTGTTGCCAGTCATTAGGCCCAATACGAACCCGGTCATTATGACTGTATCATCGGGCCTGGCATTTGTGCCAACATCGATGTTCCCGACCTATTGCGCCACCAAAGCGGCCATCCATTCTTACACCCAGTCGCTGCGCTCACAACTGAAATCTCAGGGCGTGCAGGTGATTGAACTGGCTCCGCCCTATGTCCAGACCGAGCTCACTGGCCCTCAGCAAGCTACCGACCCATCGGCTATGCCGCTGGCTGCATTTATCGAAGAAGTCACGGGCATTCTTGAGGGCAATGATGCGGTTGAAGAAGTGCTGGTTGAGAACGTCAAATATTTGCGTGAGGCTGAGTCAAGCGGCGAATACGCCACCCGCTACGCCGCCCTAAATCAGTAA
- a CDS encoding metal ABC transporter ATP-binding protein, with protein sequence MSSEKTLPIYEQPSHVSKKLLLDADNIGVTIGSNIILEDISFCVHAGEFVGLIGPNGAGKTTLLRVLLGLMLPTQGQLSMKPQNIGYVPQRGYTHDNQVPLSVLEVVKLGARGNNERAKQALLEVNMQNAAHKRFTELSGGQQQRVLIAKALASNPTILILDEPTTGVDNNSQAEFFETMFRLHKKGIAVVMVSHDVDTVLKVVTRVMCLNRSILYDGPPQHFEEDKFMPRLYNQQHVLLHHQHQDAKNV encoded by the coding sequence GTGTCCAGCGAGAAAACCTTGCCAATCTACGAACAGCCCTCGCATGTCAGTAAAAAGCTACTACTTGATGCCGACAATATTGGCGTGACTATTGGCAGCAACATTATACTGGAAGATATTTCTTTCTGTGTTCACGCTGGCGAGTTTGTCGGCTTAATTGGTCCAAATGGCGCGGGCAAGACAACTCTGCTGCGTGTTTTGCTTGGACTTATGCTGCCCACGCAAGGGCAGCTATCCATGAAGCCGCAAAATATTGGTTACGTACCGCAAAGGGGTTACACGCACGACAACCAAGTACCGCTCTCTGTTTTGGAAGTGGTAAAACTTGGAGCACGTGGCAATAACGAGCGGGCAAAACAAGCACTTTTGGAAGTAAACATGCAGAATGCCGCTCATAAGCGCTTTACTGAGTTGTCTGGTGGCCAGCAACAGCGGGTGCTGATTGCTAAAGCTCTAGCTAGCAACCCAACGATTCTTATACTCGATGAGCCGACCACTGGCGTAGACAATAATTCTCAGGCTGAGTTTTTTGAAACGATGTTTAGGCTCCATAAGAAAGGTATAGCTGTAGTTATGGTCTCTCACGACGTAGATACCGTGCTAAAAGTAGTCACCCGTGTTATGTGTCTCAACCGCAGTATATTGTACGATGGTCCGCCTCAGCACTTTGAGGAAGACAAGTTTATGCCGCGCCTATACAACCAACAACATGTCTTATTACACCACCAACACCAGGACGCAAAAAATGTTTGA
- a CDS encoding DUF2779 domain-containing protein translates to MQLSKSDYMLFLKHPAWLWIKKNDPKKIPPVDENTQAMFDAGHQFEPYAESLFPEGETLGFSDYNEYLTLPKRTQDAIDRGDQVLFQPRFEWQDFTCICDIVSFVGKNKVDLFEVKASTKVKAEHEFDLAFQTAVLEGSGLNVRKIHVIHVNNQYVRQGDILADGITHIQDVSESVRAKSELTAKYMPLALEIAKRPNMPDPNPNLAKLGSKNDWLKIYAIVVTSEPISQEEDVLPAIQHDEIKRFLGDLQYPLYFLDYETMSGLIPYFDGHRPYQQVPFQYSLHIIKSPDAELEWKEYLHRENSDPSRPLTEQLLNDIGTKGTVLVWYEKFEKSRNTELGEMLPEYKEAMEAINARVVDLIIPFKNKWYDDPRFNGSASIKQVLPVVCPELSYQELGIQEGGSAQRLWMEAILDDKRADQKEQILADLIEYCKLDTLAMVEIYRCLTRLQA, encoded by the coding sequence GTGCAACTATCTAAGTCAGACTACATGTTGTTCCTGAAGCACCCAGCTTGGCTTTGGATAAAAAAGAATGACCCAAAGAAGATTCCTCCAGTTGACGAAAACACTCAAGCAATGTTCGATGCTGGGCATCAGTTTGAGCCATACGCTGAGTCATTATTCCCAGAGGGAGAAACGCTTGGATTCTCTGACTATAATGAATATCTAACACTGCCCAAGCGAACACAGGATGCAATTGATCGTGGAGATCAGGTATTATTCCAACCTCGTTTCGAGTGGCAGGACTTCACCTGTATATGCGATATTGTCAGTTTCGTTGGTAAGAATAAAGTAGATTTATTTGAAGTCAAAGCCAGCACCAAAGTAAAGGCGGAACATGAGTTTGACCTTGCGTTTCAAACCGCCGTGCTTGAAGGTAGTGGATTGAATGTACGAAAAATCCACGTTATACACGTCAATAATCAATATGTTCGTCAGGGAGATATATTAGCAGATGGAATTACTCATATTCAGGATGTATCTGAATCTGTTCGAGCTAAGAGTGAGCTGACAGCAAAATATATGCCACTTGCACTCGAAATTGCAAAACGACCTAATATGCCAGATCCCAATCCTAATCTTGCTAAGCTTGGATCAAAGAATGATTGGCTCAAAATATACGCCATTGTAGTAACATCAGAACCAATATCTCAAGAGGAGGACGTATTACCAGCTATTCAACACGATGAGATCAAGCGTTTTCTTGGTGATCTTCAATATCCACTCTATTTTCTGGATTATGAAACCATGTCAGGCCTTATTCCTTATTTTGATGGCCACCGCCCGTATCAGCAAGTTCCGTTTCAGTATTCACTACACATCATAAAATCTCCAGATGCCGAACTTGAGTGGAAGGAATACCTTCATCGTGAGAATTCAGACCCATCACGCCCTCTCACCGAACAGCTCTTAAATGATATTGGAACGAAAGGCACAGTACTTGTTTGGTACGAGAAGTTTGAGAAAAGTCGAAATACAGAACTTGGCGAAATGCTCCCAGAATACAAAGAAGCAATGGAGGCTATCAATGCCCGAGTTGTTGATCTAATAATCCCATTTAAGAACAAGTGGTACGATGATCCACGATTTAATGGTAGTGCAAGCATAAAACAAGTCTTGCCCGTAGTCTGCCCAGAGCTTTCTTATCAGGAACTAGGCATCCAAGAAGGTGGTTCAGCCCAACGACTCTGGATGGAGGCGATACTTGACGATAAGCGAGCTGACCAAAAAGAGCAAATTCTCGCCGATCTAATCGAATACTGTAAGCTCGATACACTGGCAATGGTCGAAATTTACCGCTGCTTAACACGACTGCAAGCATAA
- a CDS encoding DUF262 domain-containing protein codes for MKITPDNQSLFGLVEKAQKGQLVLPEFQRSFVWPYADVKDLLISIFKGYFIGSILLQDADSKSLPFAYRTIEGVADIASEDTVQKYILDGQQRITTLHYVLYAPQNVNLKYTSSPYRFFLNLVALMKDDLENAIYGERERDVRRLIENKELQFEKKTVPFTALTQAHWNAWQAEYMSSADDAIKPERAMEVLAWQAKLQPFFNFTVATLQIDKVKDDDADGIAEICAVFEKMNSKGVKLTVFDLLTARLYRSNIALRQLWREARQQHENISHVSDEDPDIYAIFILRIIALLRGLDVKSSTLINLSADNFETDFVVAATSLDKALARIKSTQGYGAFDTKWIPYPGTAVTLGALIHISQSERLDATSTRAIDKWYWGSVFGERYSSAVESTTTSDFRDLRDYLMGKSNDSDVLARISQDLDHKYLLNKLYSTSRSGSSVYSGVMCLSALKGARDFRIDDAITLHTLDDHHIFPKNYLAKHYKNSDLKLTDSQINCVLNRTLISDVTNRKISNKAPSIYLNDPALIDIDQREAILRHHYINADGLNAMLSDDFALFQDARANQVIIDILEKVS; via the coding sequence ATGAAAATAACACCAGATAACCAAAGCTTATTTGGGCTAGTAGAGAAAGCCCAGAAAGGACAGTTGGTTTTACCTGAATTTCAACGTAGCTTTGTATGGCCATATGCAGATGTGAAAGATTTGCTGATCTCTATTTTCAAGGGCTACTTCATAGGATCTATATTGCTACAGGATGCAGATAGCAAAAGCTTACCTTTTGCTTACAGAACAATTGAAGGTGTCGCAGATATTGCCTCAGAAGACACCGTACAGAAATATATTCTTGATGGTCAGCAGCGTATCACAACTCTCCATTACGTACTTTATGCACCACAGAATGTAAATCTAAAATACACTTCTAGCCCTTATCGATTTTTCCTAAATCTAGTAGCACTTATGAAAGACGACCTGGAAAATGCTATATATGGTGAGCGCGAGAGAGATGTAAGAAGATTGATCGAAAATAAGGAATTGCAGTTTGAAAAGAAGACTGTACCATTCACTGCACTCACTCAAGCACATTGGAACGCTTGGCAAGCCGAATATATGTCTAGCGCTGACGATGCCATAAAGCCCGAACGAGCCATGGAAGTACTGGCCTGGCAAGCAAAGCTACAACCTTTCTTTAATTTTACGGTGGCAACATTACAAATTGACAAGGTGAAAGACGATGATGCAGACGGGATTGCAGAAATATGTGCTGTGTTTGAAAAAATGAATAGCAAGGGCGTGAAGTTAACCGTCTTTGATCTTTTAACGGCACGTTTGTATAGATCGAATATTGCATTGAGACAACTTTGGCGGGAAGCTCGACAACAACACGAAAACATTAGCCATGTATCGGATGAAGACCCAGACATTTATGCAATCTTTATTCTAAGGATCATAGCCTTACTCCGTGGACTTGATGTTAAGTCATCCACACTAATAAATCTATCCGCCGATAACTTCGAGACAGACTTCGTTGTTGCTGCAACATCTTTAGATAAAGCATTAGCCAGAATCAAGAGCACCCAGGGATACGGTGCATTTGATACTAAATGGATACCATATCCAGGTACGGCTGTAACTCTAGGTGCCCTAATACACATTTCACAATCAGAGCGACTAGACGCTACAAGTACTCGAGCCATTGACAAATGGTACTGGGGCTCTGTTTTTGGGGAGAGATATTCAAGTGCGGTCGAGTCTACTACGACAAGTGACTTCCGTGATCTAAGGGATTACTTGATGGGCAAATCGAATGACAGTGATGTTTTGGCAAGAATTAGCCAGGACCTCGACCACAAGTATCTTCTTAATAAGCTCTACTCGACCAGCAGATCTGGTAGTTCGGTTTATAGCGGAGTTATGTGTCTTTCGGCGCTTAAGGGTGCTAGGGACTTTAGAATTGACGATGCAATTACATTACATACGCTCGATGACCACCATATCTTCCCAAAAAATTACCTTGCAAAACATTACAAGAATAGCGATCTCAAGCTAACAGATAGTCAAATAAATTGTGTATTGAACAGAACACTAATTTCTGATGTAACAAACCGGAAAATTAGTAACAAAGCACCATCAATTTATCTCAATGACCCTGCGCTAATAGACATAGATCAACGAGAAGCAATTCTTCGTCATCACTACATAAACGCGGACGGACTAAATGCTATGCTTTCTGATGATTTTGCTCTATTCCAAGATGCTAGGGCAAATCAAGTAATAATAGATATTCTTGAAAAGGTATCTTAG
- a CDS encoding zinc ABC transporter substrate-binding protein, with protein MKNERSWRLGAAIAIVAVLIVGILAVTKNQNSKTDDKVSVVASYYPLYDFAKNVGGDKISVKNITPVGSEPHDYEPSPQQLVEAQKSNVFVYNGGTMEPWVDKFIADYKSIGVQAGSGIDFVEGSDEETGELSEDIKDPHFLLDPVLAQQIVNNIRDGLIKADPKNKDYFSYRAKAYNNKLAQLDQDFKTGLATCQSRSAITSHAAFGYLAKRYNLDIVSIAGITPGEEPSAAKLADLTKLVKDKQIKYVFFEGLVSPKLAETVASETGAKTAVFDPVEGVSDDDQKQGKDYLSVQRENLANLRTALACQ; from the coding sequence ATGAAAAATGAACGAAGTTGGAGGTTGGGAGCGGCAATCGCCATTGTGGCGGTACTTATTGTGGGAATCCTGGCAGTGACTAAAAACCAAAACAGCAAAACTGATGACAAAGTAAGCGTGGTAGCAAGTTATTACCCACTTTATGATTTTGCAAAAAACGTCGGCGGTGACAAGATATCCGTGAAAAACATAACGCCAGTTGGCTCTGAGCCTCATGACTATGAACCCTCCCCGCAGCAGTTAGTTGAAGCTCAAAAAAGTAATGTGTTTGTTTATAACGGCGGCACAATGGAACCGTGGGTTGACAAGTTTATAGCCGACTATAAGAGCATTGGCGTGCAAGCAGGCAGCGGCATTGATTTTGTCGAAGGTTCGGACGAAGAAACTGGCGAGCTTTCCGAAGACATTAAAGACCCACATTTTTTGCTTGACCCAGTACTTGCTCAGCAAATTGTGAACAACATTCGCGATGGACTAATCAAGGCTGACCCTAAAAACAAAGATTATTTTAGCTACCGTGCTAAAGCATATAACAATAAGCTTGCCCAGCTAGACCAAGATTTCAAAACTGGCCTTGCTACTTGCCAAAGCCGAAGCGCTATTACTTCGCACGCTGCTTTCGGATATTTAGCAAAAAGGTATAATTTAGATATTGTTTCAATCGCCGGTATTACTCCGGGTGAAGAACCAAGCGCCGCCAAGCTTGCCGACCTAACAAAGCTTGTCAAAGATAAACAAATTAAATATGTTTTCTTTGAAGGCTTAGTGAGTCCTAAACTTGCCGAAACGGTAGCAAGCGAAACAGGTGCAAAAACAGCGGTATTCGATCCCGTAGAAGGAGTTAGTGATGATGACCAAAAACAAGGCAAAGACTACCTTAGTGTCCAGCGAGAAAACCTTGCCAATCTACGAACAGCCCTCGCATGTCAGTAA
- a CDS encoding AAA family ATPase, which produces MSSITLSDEQANIFNLIETTNDNYYITGKAGTGKSILLQYFVENSGKRVVVVAPTGVAALNVGGQTIHSFFKMPFDIDFDDLKVDYKLRELLRNIDTVVIDEISMVRVDLMEAISEKLQIARKNDEPFGGIQMVMFGDLYQLPPVVTDGELDRYFKHNFGGVYFFNAPSIKNSNLSIYELNKIFRQKDADFKAILNSIRYGKIKEDQLKELNERTKAEKPEGGFITLAGHNSTVSYINHKKLAELSGEERTYEAEIWGNITQSSFPTEKLLKLKVGAQVMMLKNDTEKPRRWVNGTLGVVTKLNQDIVRVNIDGVEHTIAPASWDKIQYEYDPDERKLDKKVISSFKQLPIRLAWAITIHKSQGQTYQSVAVDLSDGAFAHGQTYVALSRCVSLEGLYLDSPVKRYDVIVDPDIVDFMKKAVVEGEIKV; this is translated from the coding sequence ATATCAAGCATCACGCTTAGCGATGAGCAAGCAAACATTTTTAATCTCATCGAGACGACAAATGATAATTACTATATAACTGGCAAAGCTGGTACTGGTAAGTCTATTCTCCTCCAATATTTTGTTGAAAATAGTGGCAAGCGAGTTGTAGTAGTAGCGCCTACTGGAGTTGCTGCACTTAATGTCGGTGGTCAGACTATACATTCGTTCTTCAAAATGCCATTTGATATTGATTTTGATGATCTAAAGGTAGACTACAAATTACGTGAGTTGCTTCGAAATATAGATACGGTTGTTATCGATGAGATCTCGATGGTTCGTGTTGATCTTATGGAAGCAATCAGTGAAAAGCTACAAATAGCACGCAAAAACGATGAGCCGTTTGGCGGTATTCAGATGGTAATGTTTGGTGATTTGTATCAGCTACCGCCAGTAGTTACGGACGGAGAATTAGATAGGTACTTCAAACATAACTTTGGCGGAGTCTATTTCTTCAATGCCCCCTCGATCAAAAATTCAAACCTAAGTATCTACGAATTAAATAAGATATTCCGACAAAAAGATGCTGATTTCAAAGCAATACTAAATTCTATAAGATATGGAAAGATCAAAGAAGATCAGCTGAAAGAACTAAATGAACGTACCAAGGCAGAAAAGCCAGAGGGCGGGTTTATTACTCTTGCGGGTCATAATTCTACGGTTTCATATATAAATCATAAAAAGCTTGCAGAGTTATCTGGCGAAGAAAGAACTTACGAAGCGGAGATTTGGGGAAATATAACACAAAGTTCATTCCCCACAGAAAAGCTACTAAAGCTAAAAGTCGGAGCACAGGTCATGATGCTAAAGAATGATACTGAAAAGCCACGTCGTTGGGTAAACGGAACACTTGGCGTAGTAACAAAATTGAATCAAGACATTGTAAGGGTAAATATAGATGGTGTTGAGCACACTATTGCACCTGCGAGTTGGGATAAAATCCAATATGAATATGACCCCGATGAACGAAAGCTCGATAAGAAAGTTATCAGCTCTTTCAAGCAACTTCCAATACGTTTAGCGTGGGCAATAACAATACATAAATCACAGGGTCAGACGTATCAATCCGTAGCAGTCGACCTAAGTGATGGTGCATTTGCACATGGACAAACCTACGTTGCATTGAGTAGATGCGTCTCACTAGAAGGGTTATATTTAGATTCGCCAGTTAAGCGCTATGATGTGATAGTAGACCCAGATATTGTTGATTTTATGAAAAAAGCTGTAGTAGAAGGAGAAATTAAAGTATGA
- a CDS encoding metal ABC transporter permease, with protein sequence MFEIFQYSFMVRAFVAGLLVAITVPLMGSFLVARRYSLIADSLAHVSLAGIGAGLLLNTTPIFLAIPVTMAGGLVMEYLRQNKKVSGETSLAILMSSGLAIAVVLANLAQGGRADFNSYLFGSIATTAVKDIYVLLAAAAVVIGLLLINYRAFLHIAFDEDSARIAGYKVSALNYLLAAMTALVVVLSLRIVGGLLISALLVIPVIAASRFSQSFGQTILLATFFAVIAVIVGLFMAFYVGIAAGGAIVVAALIIFLLALLLGK encoded by the coding sequence ATGTTTGAGATTTTTCAATACTCTTTTATGGTGCGTGCGTTCGTTGCAGGGCTACTAGTGGCTATTACCGTACCGCTTATGGGTAGTTTTCTGGTTGCTCGTCGTTATTCTTTGATAGCTGATAGTCTAGCTCATGTTAGCCTGGCTGGTATAGGCGCTGGTTTGCTACTGAACACTACGCCAATTTTTCTGGCTATACCCGTAACTATGGCAGGTGGCTTGGTGATGGAATATTTGCGTCAGAATAAAAAAGTAAGCGGCGAAACGAGTTTAGCAATTTTAATGAGTAGCGGTCTGGCTATTGCCGTAGTGCTTGCAAACCTAGCTCAAGGAGGGCGCGCAGATTTTAATTCCTATCTTTTTGGCAGCATTGCAACTACCGCCGTAAAAGATATTTATGTGCTTTTAGCCGCAGCAGCGGTAGTAATTGGGCTGTTGCTCATAAACTATCGAGCATTCTTACACATTGCATTTGACGAAGATAGCGCCCGGATTGCCGGCTATAAAGTAAGCGCCTTAAATTATTTGTTGGCTGCTATGACAGCTTTGGTGGTGGTCTTAAGCCTGCGCATAGTCGGGGGGCTACTTATCAGTGCGCTCTTGGTTATTCCCGTAATAGCAGCCAGTCGATTTAGCCAAAGTTTTGGTCAAACGATTTTGTTAGCCACCTTTTTTGCAGTAATTGCCGTTATCGTCGGGTTGTTCATGGCATTTTACGTAGGAATTGCAGCTGGCGGTGCCATAGTTGTAGCCGCGTTAATCATTTTTTTGTTGGCACTTTTGCTTGGCAAATGA
- a CDS encoding transcriptional repressor — translation MNPLDKLSSLLKNQGYSVTRPRTVVFQVLIDAHDALTVAQIIEKSSEVDMVSVYRTLQLFEKTGVAHRVWSGFKSKIELSEDFSPHHHHFTCSRCGSSVAIKSDELERSLHALETVYGFALKQHSVELNGYCNKCQP, via the coding sequence ATGAATCCGTTAGATAAGCTTAGTTCCCTGCTCAAAAACCAGGGCTATAGTGTAACTCGACCGCGCACAGTTGTGTTTCAAGTACTGATTGATGCGCATGATGCCCTGACTGTCGCTCAAATTATTGAAAAATCGAGCGAAGTGGATATGGTAAGCGTATATCGTACGCTACAGTTGTTTGAGAAGACCGGTGTGGCGCATCGAGTGTGGAGTGGGTTCAAAAGTAAAATTGAACTGAGTGAGGACTTTTCACCCCACCATCATCACTTTACGTGCAGCCGGTGTGGGTCGAGTGTAGCCATCAAAAGTGATGAACTAGAACGTAGTTTGCACGCATTAGAGACTGTCTATGGTTTTGCCTTAAAGCAACATTCGGTAGAATTAAACGGCTACTGCAATAAATGCCAACCTTAG